The Ziziphus jujuba cultivar Dongzao chromosome 3, ASM3175591v1 region TCATCTTTAttttatcctatatatatatatatttgagtattTGTATTCTGATCACTTTACATATTGGGTCTTTGAATTTAAAACCTTCaatattaagtttttaatttacaGTGTATTTCatatttgtctaatttttaaaaattaattcacaAATAGATtagaaaaagtttaaaaattgaaaaaattgatcaGTTTCCTCCTTAATCAATTCTTTGACATTATTTATGGAGACAAGACGATCCATAATGCTTGGAATCCATAGAGGAAATTTTATGCATGACTCTAACTTCTACATTAGCCTCACCGACTCTTAAGAAAAGGGACTTCACTTGACTTGACCTGTAGGTTGACCATGAAAGTTAATTTGAATTATCTTTATGATACAACGAATTAATTGTTTCAatgttatgaaaattatttaatagcATTCAACATGTATTATTCATCATTTGATGtccagaagaaaagaaataaaaataataatttagggTCACCTCAAAGACATttttaattcttctttttcttgttgtttatgttattttttagaaataagtGCACTATACTACCTTCTAAAAtcattgaattttgttttagtgtctttaaaattaatttcgtCACATTGAAACCttctattttcaaaatctatatGAATTGATCTAGTTCAAAGAAACATGTTAAATTGGAGACATGTGTAGTGTATGTGACCTTCATAtctgattttttaatttatcttttatatttgcacacttaaaatatttttcaagaaaattaggaacccaaaaaaaaaaaaaaatcaaatgtttaaaaaaatccaaagtccaaaaaaaaattagatggtaaaaaaatttcaagggcacaataaaaagatatcaaatgttcaaaaaaaatcCTAAGGCTTGAAAAAAATTCCAGATGGTTAACTAAAATTTTGAATGCGTGAAAAAGAAatctgatattaaaaaaaatttggagagcaccaaaaaaatactaaatgttTAACAAAGTCTAAAAGTTCGAAAAAAATTAGatgctaaaaaaattttgagaatacaaaaaaaataccaaatagtaaaaaaaaaattgacagttTCAAGAAAATACTagacgttaaaaaaaaaaaatctgaaagcataaaaaatgccagatggtaaaaaaattcgaaaacatgataaaaaaaaccagatattcaaaaaaattcaagaacatGATAGAAGTATTAGAtgtttaaataatttcaaaagccaaaaaatgccatatcgttaaaaaaaaataaaaaatccaagtACTCAAAAAGAGTActagatattcaaaaaaaatcccaaaagtccaaaaaaataccaaatgttaatataaaaaatctaaaagtcCAGAAAAATCagatggtaaaataaaaaataaaaaaaattctaaaaccctaaaaaatgccagatgttcaaaaaaaaaatttgaaagcccaaaaaaatttcaaaaatcttaTGAAAGTATCATATGTTCAAATAATTTAGAGAgctcaaaaaaatattagatgatTAAATAATTCtggattctaaaaaaaaaataccagatattaaaaaaatcttagaggccaaaaaaaatattagatggtaaaaaaacatttcaaaaacacaataaaaataccatataataaaaaacaatttgaaggcttaaaaaaatactaaatcgTTAAAAAATAGCAGATAGCACAAAATAGTTCCAAGCTCTTAGAATTTTTTacaatatgataattttttgggcattcaaaatttttttaatcgttGATTTTTATTGAgctcttgaaatttttttgaacattttttttttcaagctctCATAATATTTTTGCCATCTAATACTTTTTTaggcatttaaaattttttaactgtttggtattttttttttagctctCATAGTTTTTTTGAACATCTGGTATTGTTTTTTAGCTCTCTGATTTTTTTGGACATCTAGtaatttttttgggcttttagaattttttttttagcatctaGTATTTGTTTTGGGTCCTAGAATTTTCTTTAatcatatgatatttttttcgagctctttgaattttcttcaatatctattattttttatcatgcccttggaaattttttttaccatctcatttttattggattcttaaattttttttttttttgaacatctgGTATTTTCTTtggatattcaatttttttttaattttttaaatagaaaaatataaaaaataaattaaaaaattagatttgAGGGTCATATGCATTGTGCATGTCCGCAGTTTAACTGTTTCCGTCAAATTTAACCGAACTACATCAATTTGTAAAGATTTAATAGAAGATATCAAAatgagaaaattgattttagaaacCCAAAACAAAATTCAGTGATTTTAGAAGGTTAAATgcatttatccttttttttttttcaataatctttgttttcatttttttctttgttgtgcgttatatatttatattctttttgaGAAGTGTTCAATATGCcaacatatttgataaatatatattgataaatcaTTTGGACCTTTGATTTGACAATTTTAAAGGTGGACAAACATTGAAAAGTTATGAATGGTTTTATCTATGATTTTTATACTGTTAGATCTATCCATTTAAtggataaaatataatttgcaaaaaatatttgtcaaatacATTGTACATAGAACCGCcccattttttttgaaatccTTTATCTTTTGTTTAGGGATGCTCAATCCAACCTTTCCGACCAAGCCAACTAATTTTAGATAGACTCGAGAATTTGGCTGACAGATTAGATTCTGTGAGTCAATTGGTTGGTATAATTTTCGTTTCTTTGATCCGGCCTGACTgcctgtatatatattttcaactcTTACACCGAAAGGTTGTCCATCAATCCTTCTCCAAGTCCTAGAAGACAGAAGTTCTCCAAATTCAGAATTGATATTGTTTTGtgagaattattttttcaatttgtcttaggatatataatatataaaaatgtggATAATAAAAATGGGATACAAAGTGGCTAATCTATTTGGTTTTACAtgctaattttttaatttaaaaaaaaaaaaaaactgaaaatctAACATAGCAAGACGAAACTTACCAGggtaatcaattattaaattactaAACCAGCCAACTTGTTCTCATGCGTTTACAGCTAATCGCATGTCTGGCTAAATGGGTTACTTTTCtaacttatattattttaatatttctcaGCCAAATATAAACCTATTTCACTGGTTAAGTTTGCAAACTCATTGTTTCTTCAAATCTCCatatgcaaataataataataataataatatgtacttCATCGAATTCAATTACTAAAATTGCATGAATGTATAGTCCATTCAAACACATAGTTAAACAACATGGTTTTTCAAGTAAACCTTAAAAGATCAACATAGTTTTTCAAGTAAACCTTAAAAGATAcaagcaattttattttatttttttcattcttttctttttctttttttggtttattaatttatttctagtaatatattatcaaacttAAAACAATATTATACTTGTCAATCAATAAACTACTATTGTCTTAAAGCCTTCTTCGATGTTGCATCAAattgtatttctcttttttaagtTTACCCACAACAGCAGACATATTAAGCCTCTCTTCTGGTAAATCACTTGAGCACTGCATTGCTAATTGCATAATAGCTGAGAAACATTGAGTTAAAGAATCCATAGTTGTCATAGTAGCATTTTCAGCTCCTGTGCAAAGATCAGTATCCATAATCTCCATAGCTCGCTCAGGATAAGAGGAAATGACCCATTTCCGCAAATTCAATCCTTCAACAAACATTTTATCTCTCGGACTTTTTCTTGTAAATGCTTCCATCAACAAAATACCATAGCTATAAATGTCACCCTTTCGAGGTACTCTTCCTTGTAATCCGAATTCTGTTGGATGGACATTCaattgaactttagattgaacATTTTTTTGAGACTGAAAAATTTTCACTCCATATGTTTCCTTGAAAATGAAGTTGAATTTGAAAAGGCCAGTAAAGTAGTGAAACTAATATAGACAATTTATGAAGAATCTACATGCCATGCTATGATAGTATAAATAtttccaaatattaaaatatatgttgAGAATGAAGATCCTTTTGCAATCTTATGTGGAACTTTATATCCCTTaggaacaaatataaaataagagaGATATTGAAAGTTTTagattttaccccaaaaaaaaaaaaaaaattacatatttggCGCCACCAAAATACTATTGTTCAGTTctaaaaacaaaagattattagtttattttaatttcttttataacaCCATATTAAAAGTTCTTACATACATGATCAAATATCaaacaaaattctaaaacaatttCCTTTCCCTTCTATTCACTAgaataaaaacaatagcatgAATGGATGAACTTACCAGGTGCAATGTAACCATTGTGCCAAGAGTTACCGTTTGGGTTATAGACTTGTATTTTCCCAGAATTTTTGCAATGCCAAAATCAGCAACATGTGCAACCATGGTCTTCATCCAAAAGAACATTGCCGGGCTTCAAATCGCAATGAACAATGTGCTCTGAATATCCGTGGTGAAGATACTCCATTCCCAATGCCACATCAATCATTATTTCCATCCACTGAACAATATCCAGACAGTTTTGCCCCTGATTGTACAACCAATTTTCAAGGCTACCATTGGGCATGTATTGTAGAACCAAAGCTCTAAAATCAAGGTTGAAGCAACAACTTATAATCTTCACAAGGTTTCTATGTCTCACATTCTTTAGGACTTGACATTCTCTGTCAAAAGATGTTACTGCTCCTTCAACTTCTAAATTGAAGAACTCGACAGCTACAATCTCAGCATCTGACCTGATTCCTTTGTATACGGAACCAAAGCTTCCAATTCCCAACAAGTTTGCTTTACTAAAATTATTAGTTGCACTGAGTATATCATAGTATGAGATATATTTGTGACCCAACTTTATAAATAAATCGACTAAAGAGACTGGCAAATTGTTGCTTTTCCTCCAGTATCTGATATACAAAATTAGTAGCAAAGCCATACGTATCAATGCAGCAATTGAAGGAAGAACATATTTAAGCCATGCCAGTGCCTTTTTTGATTTTGAAGGAGTTGTGACTGGGCAAGGTGGGAGCTTTACTTTTGAATTATTGCCACATAAATCAAGATTTCCCATGAAAGATTGGAATGTGAAGTTTGCAAAAGCTCCAACATTAACAGGAACAGGGCCAGTTAACATATTGAAAGATAGATTCTAGAAGTTGAGATAGCGAAGCTTCTCCATAGACTTGGGTATGATGCCAGATAAATTGTTAGATGAAAGACCTAAGGATTTCAGGCTACCTAAGTCGCCAATACTGGCAGGAATGTTGCCTTGGAATGCATTGTTTGACAAGTCCAATTGCTCTAACATCTTCAGATTGGATACCGTTTCTGGAGTAGTTGCTGATAATTGATTCTTGGATAGATCCAAAATCACCAGGTTCACCAACTTTCCAATCTCAGGAGGAAGATAGCAAGAGGGAGTTAACCGATAAATTCATTAACCAAGTATTATGGAGGCTCCACAGGCTGTGTGGTATAGAGGTGAAGGAATTAGAATGTAAAGATATTTCAGTTATTGTGGTAAGATTCCCAAAACAGGAAGGTATGGGACCAGATAGCTTATTTTGACCCAAGTATAATTCACCTAGAGACGGTAATTGACATACCTCATTTGGAAGATTTCCTTCTATTTTGGTACCATAGAGATACAACTGCTGTAGCTTGAGTAAATTTCCCATGGAAGAAGGAATTTCTCCAATCAGATTATTTCCTTGTAATTCAAGAAATAATAAGCCACTCAAGTTACCAATTTGATACGGAAGATTACCTTGAATTTGACTTCCTGCGGAAGAAAGAAATCGGGAGAAGTGGATAAATTACCAATAGATTCTAGTAGTGCCCCATTTAGTGGATTATACCCAATGCCCAGAGCTTGCAGCCGGCGACACTGTGTCAAAGAAGTGAGGAAGTGAAGCTCTCTTTGGGGATGGACCGTTGGTCAGTTCATTTTCTtgcaaatttagaatttttagaTACTGAAGACCGCCAAATGTCATCAGCACCGGTCCACTAAAGAAATTGGTCGCTAATTCCAAGATTATGAGCATTGAAGCATTGGAGATAGAATCTGGAATTCTACCACTTAACCGATTAAGACTCAAATATACTTCTCTAAGCATAGGAAGTTGAAAACCAGTGATCTTTGAACATTTACAGTTAATGAATGGTTGAAAATGGTTGAAGGTAAGCTACCAGAGAGATTATTAGACTGAAGGTCTAGTACTGTTAAATTAGAATGCTGGCCCAACTCCTATGGAATCGCACCTAAcagattattgttttttaaatcaaGTAATTCCAAGTGAGAAAGATTACTCAGGCATCTCGGTAAGCTTCCCGCAAATCCATTGTGATCTAGTACCACTTCTCTGAGTTTTTTACAAAGGCACAAGTCTGAAATATGTCCCCTTAGCAGATTCTTAGAAACATAAATTCTTTCAATAGAAGAATTGAGGCTGCAAAAGGTTGGAGGTAATCTACCAGAAAGCTTATTATACTGAAGGTTTAGCATTCTTAAATTAGAAAGCTTGCCTAACTCTGATGAAATCTCACCTGACTGATTATTTTCTTGCAAATCAAGTATTTCCAAGAGAGAAAGATTACTGAGGAATTTCGGTATGGTTCCTGCAAATCCAATTTTACCAAGTCCCAGTTGTTTGAGATTTCTGCAAAGGCACAAGCTTGCTAGAATATGACCCCGAATTGGACTATCCGGAAGATAAAAGGCTTCTAAATTTGGAAGCCTATGGCACATATCCATTGGAATACTTCCAAAAATACCATTGGACACCAGAGCAACATATCTAAGGCTCGAAATGTTGAAAACAGAGGAAGGAATTGTACCTGTCTGTCAGGTTGCTATACACCAGGTACAGTATCTCCAAATTGGTTAGCTTTCCAATGCCTTGTGGGATATTCCCAAGAAAGCGATTTGGGCCAAAGTATATGGCTTGAAGCATGTGGCATTGTGAAATGCTTGGTGGGATGGTCCCTTCAAGCTGGTTCCATCGCAAATCAATCAATCTCAAACGATGCAACTGGCTTATGGTTTCCGGCAGTGGACCATAAAAACAGTTGTTATAGAGGTTGAGATGGCGGATGAATTATAGGTTTCCAATATGTGGTGAGATAGTGCCTTTAAGTTTCTTGAACTGAAGATTCAAGCCAGTCACACGCTGATGGCGTAGGCTGCAAGAAACAACAACCCAATTGCAAAAATTAGTGTTGGTGTTCCAGCTACTAAGTATTGAGCTATTGGAAGGCAACTCGATCTGGGATTTGAAGGCTAGGAGAGCTAACATTTCAGTGTTAGTTCTGTTGGTTGTCGAAGATGGTGTTGATGATGATAATGCATATTGACATGTCAAGAAGATATGCATGATCATCAGCAGTTTTATTGGCATAACTAATAAATTTAGTTAACTAAGtaagacaataaaaaatatcaataaattttttagagaataaaaaaaatattataacaaaaattgaattgaaggagtaaatattattcaatagttgcatatctaattaattagaaattgaaAGATCACTTACTTCATTGCCTATTTATAGataaagacttttaaaatttgataagaatAAAAACATTGTTTTGAATGTAAATTTTTTCCTATTCCTAAAATCAAGTCATTGTTCCAAATTAAGATTGTTTCCTTCATTATCtgaatcaatttgaaaaataaccatatATAGTCACCACCATTCTTAATCTAAATATTATGAACCTAGCCTTGTTTATGCCCTTGttcattcaagaaaaaaaattattatttctaaaataaataattagcctTCTTCAAGCTTCATTTGctaccaaaaataattattattttaaaaaggtatTATTTGTCTTATTCAGATTCATTTATTAcctcctaaaaaataaaatatctttattcaaactcctttaattccacaatttattttcaaatttattattactatttaaaaatcataatttacgtgtttaggaaaaaaaaagtaatttaggTACTTTGGACCAACATGCCTTAATAATTGACTATTTTTACATTAatcttttttccatatttaaaaatccaaatgaaattaaatacagCCTAATTACCATTTTAAGATTAACCGTAcataaatgatatttaattaatatttatgaagtaattgaaagttttttaatttattaattggagAGTGTTTGTCCATAATTTATTATCCTGATTTTTGCTTGGTTAAGAAGATTGTTTTTAAACTTCTaggattaataatattcattttgtgggcaaaatttttaaattttaaattttaacatctcaatatcataattaatatttcaatatgaTCTTCTTTAATTGCTTATATTAATTACTCATCATAATAATATGTACAATTTGAAGTTTGAATAGTTTTATATTGAAACTacccattttaaattaataaactattTACTATTAGCATATAATATCTATGAATAATTTATATGagctaaatttataaatttaaaagtttaatgaacctcatattgaaaatttaaagttttaaactCATGGATATTCAATATggataattaatttcataatttgtggaaattaaaaatttatataggtcaatattttaaaattttaaattttaaaatttcaaactaaTGATTAATTGACTTGTGCGTGTGTAATATCAATATCATGTATAAGGTAGTTTGTTTGGCGAATTATATGATATATCTGTTACAGGATGATATTCGTGtagtttttcataattttttaatcttttattttcttatatgtaaAGTGTTTTTTCATAGTTTATTATCGTATTTttcatttagttaaaaaaataaaattttaaaagtaataagATATCTACAtaaatggtaattaattaatatttaggaAGTAATTGTATATAAC contains the following coding sequences:
- the LOC107423528 gene encoding LRR receptor-like serine/threonine-protein kinase FLS2; its protein translation is MDMCHRLPNLEAFYLPDSPIRGHILASLCLCRNLKQLGLGKIGFAGTIPKFLSNLSLLEILDLQENNQSGEISSELGKLSNLRMLNLQYNKLSGRLPPTFCSLNSSIERIYVSKNLLRGHISDLCLCKKLREVITGFQLPMLREVYLSLNRLSGRIPDSISNASMLIILELATNFFSGPVLMTFGGLQYLKILNLQENELTNGPSPKRASLPHFFDTVSPAASSGHWIGKLVNLVILDLSKNQLSATTPETVSNLKMLEQLDLSNNAFQGNIPASIGDLGSLKSLGLSSNNLSGIIPKSMEKLRYLNF